The Brachyhypopomus gauderio isolate BG-103 unplaced genomic scaffold, BGAUD_0.2 sc96, whole genome shotgun sequence genome has a window encoding:
- the bmi1b gene encoding polycomb complex protein BMI-1-B yields MTMHRTTRIKITELNPHLMCVLCGGYFIDATTIVECLHSFCKMCIVRYLETSKYCPICDVQVHKTKPLLNIRSDKTLQDIVYKLVPGLFKNEMKRRRDFYAEHPSVDAANGSNEDRGEVSDEDKRIIADDEIISLSIEFFDQNRFETVHGEDKETRKEANVKRYLQCPAAMTVMHLRKFLRSKMDIPCTLQIEVMYEDEPLKDYYTLMDIAYIYTWRRNGPLPLKYRVRPGCKKMKLGSPGCGVTGSTKPETESDSGSEKPSSPTAPAPTSTPAPAPAPLASPSAPAKPPHTGFPHISPVNGVGSKAAPNGQAPFSNKASKSSLNGSSSLG; encoded by the exons ATGACGATGCATCGAACAACAAGGATAAAGATCACGGAGTTAAATCCGCATTTGATGTGCGTTTTATGTGGAGGATACTTCATCGACGCCACCACTATCGTGGAATGCTTGCATTCAT TTTGTAAAATGTGCATAGTGCGTTATCTTGAGACCAGCAAATACTGTCCGATATGTGACGTCCAAGTTCACAAAACCAAGCCGTTGCTGAATATCAG ATCAGATAAAACACTTCAAGACATTGTCTACAAGCTTGTGCCTGGCCTGTTCAAAA ATGAAATGAAACGAAGAAGAGATTTTTATGCAGAGCATCCGTCAGTGGATg CTGCCAACGGCTCGAATGAGGACAGAGGAGAAGTATCCGATGAGGACAAGAGAATTATTGCTGACGATGAGATCATCAGCCTCTCTATTGAGTTTTTTGATCAGAACCG atttgaaactGTTCATGGAGAAGACAAAGAAACCAGAAAAGAG GCAAATGTGAAAAGATATTTACAATGCCCTGCTGCTATGACGGTGATGCATCTAAGAAAATTTCTCAGAAGTAAAATGGATATTCCATGTACCTTGCAG ATTGAGGTGATGTATGAAGACGAACCTTTGAAGGATTACTACACGCTAATGGATATTGCTTACATATACACCTGGAGGAGG AATGGCCCGTTGCCCCTGAAGTACAGAGTTCGGCCCGGCTGCAAGAAGATGAAGCTGGGTAGCCCGGGGTGCGGAGTGACCGGAAGCACGAAACCCGAGACGGAGAGTGACTCGGGCAGCGAGAAACCCAGCAGCCCAACCGCCCCCGCCCCCACTTCAACCCCCGCCCCAGCCCCCGCCCCCCTGGCCAGCCCGAGCGCTCCGGCCAAGCCCCCACACACAGGGTTTCCCCACATTTCCCCAGTCAACGGCGTTGGCTCCAAAGCTGCCCCCAATGGTCAGGCCCCTTTCAGCAACAAAGCCAGCAAAAGCTCTCTCAATGGCTCCAGCTCTCTGGGGTGA
- the pip4k2ab gene encoding phosphatidylinositol 5-phosphate 4-kinase type-2 alpha isoform X2, translated as MASAASSLAASIASKTKTKKKHFVAQKVKLFRASDPLLSVLMWGVNHSINELSHIQIPVMLMPDDFKANSKIKVDNHLFNKENMPSHFKFKEYCPLVFRNLRERFAIDDQEYQNSLTRSAPVPSDAQGRSGARFHTTYNKRYVIKIITSEDVAEMHNILKKYHQYIVECHGNTLLPQFLGMYRLTVDGDETYMIVTRSVFSHRLPVHKKYDLKGSTVAREASDKEKTKELPTYKDNDFINEGQKIHMDEENKKMFLEKLKNDVEFLAQLKLMDYSLLVGLHDVERGEQEPPEEESEENEGAEEEGGESDGAVTASPPDSPSNTLNSSRPLGPGDFDPSVDVYAIRSHENAPKKEVYFMAVIDILTPYDAKKKAAHAAKTVKHGAGAEISTVNPEQYSKRFYDFITTILS; from the exons ATGGCCTCTGCGGCCAGTAGCCTCGCTGCGTCCATCGCCAGCAAAACGAAGACGAAAAAGAAACATTTCGTGGCGCAGAAGGTGAAGCTGTTTCGTGCCAGCGACCCGCTCCTCAGCGTGTTAATGTGGGGAGTCAACCACTCG ATAAACGAACTCAGTCACATTCAGATTCCTGTGATGCTGATGCCTGATGACTTTAAAGCCAACTCCAAGATCAAAGTGGACAATCATCTCTTCAACAA GGAGAACATGCCAAGCCATTTCAAGTTTAAGGAGTACTGTCCTCTCGTCTTCCGCAATCTTAGGGAGAGGTTTGCCATCGATGATCAGGAATACCAG AACTCCCTGACCCGCAGCGCGCCCGTCCCGAGTGATGCCCAGGGGCGGAGCGGGGCCCGTTTCCACACCACCTACAACAAGCGCTACGTCATCAAGATCATCACCAGCGAGGACGTGGCCGAGATGCACAACATCTTGAAGAAGTACCACCAG TATATAGTGGAGTGCCATGGCAACACCCTGCTCCCCCAGTTCCTGGGCATGTACCGCCTCACGGTGGACGGAGATGAGACCTACATGATCGTTACACGCAGTGTCTTCAGTCACCGTCTGCCCGTGCACAAGAAGTATGACCTGAAG GGCTCCACTGTGGCCAGAGAGGCTAGTGACAAAGAAAAG ACTAAGGAGCTCCCAACTTACAAAGACAATGACTTCATCAACGAGGGCCAGAAGATCCACATGGACGAAGAGAACAAGAAGATGTTTCTGGAGAAGCTGAAGAATGACGTGGAG TTCCTGGCCCAGCTGAAGCTGATGGACTACAGCCTCCTGGTGGGCCTCCACGACGTGGAGCGTGGCGAGCAGGAGCCGCCCGAGGAGGAGAGCGAGGAGAACGAGGGTGCGGAGGAGGAAGGCGGCGAGAGCGACGGCGCCGTGACGGCCAGCCCGCCCGACAGCCCCAGCAACACCCTCAACAGCAGCAGGCCGCTGGGCCCCGGCGACTTCGACCCCAGCGTCGACGTCTACGCCATCCGGAGCCACGAGA ATGCCCCCAAGAAGGAGGTGTACTTCATGGCCGTCATCGACATCCTCACACCTTATGATGCTAAGAAGAAGGCGGCGCATGCAGCTAAGACAGTAAAGCACGGG GCCGGAGCAGAGATCTCAACAGTGAACCCGGAGCAATATTCCAAGAGATTTTACGACTTCATCACCACGATCCTGTCCTAA
- the pip4k2ab gene encoding phosphatidylinositol 5-phosphate 4-kinase type-2 alpha isoform X1 has protein sequence MASAASSLAASIASKTKTKKKHFVAQKVKLFRASDPLLSVLMWGVNHSINELSHIQIPVMLMPDDFKANSKIKVDNHLFNKENMPSHFKFKEYCPLVFRNLRERFAIDDQEYQNSLTRSAPVPSDAQGRSGARFHTTYNKRYVIKIITSEDVAEMHNILKKYHQYIVECHGNTLLPQFLGMYRLTVDGDETYMIVTRSVFSHRLPVHKKYDLKGSTVAREASDKEKPRPPEDGAPPKSRMSHKLQTIRIATRFYCAIRHTKELPTYKDNDFINEGQKIHMDEENKKMFLEKLKNDVEFLAQLKLMDYSLLVGLHDVERGEQEPPEEESEENEGAEEEGGESDGAVTASPPDSPSNTLNSSRPLGPGDFDPSVDVYAIRSHENAPKKEVYFMAVIDILTPYDAKKKAAHAAKTVKHGAGAEISTVNPEQYSKRFYDFITTILS, from the exons ATGGCCTCTGCGGCCAGTAGCCTCGCTGCGTCCATCGCCAGCAAAACGAAGACGAAAAAGAAACATTTCGTGGCGCAGAAGGTGAAGCTGTTTCGTGCCAGCGACCCGCTCCTCAGCGTGTTAATGTGGGGAGTCAACCACTCG ATAAACGAACTCAGTCACATTCAGATTCCTGTGATGCTGATGCCTGATGACTTTAAAGCCAACTCCAAGATCAAAGTGGACAATCATCTCTTCAACAA GGAGAACATGCCAAGCCATTTCAAGTTTAAGGAGTACTGTCCTCTCGTCTTCCGCAATCTTAGGGAGAGGTTTGCCATCGATGATCAGGAATACCAG AACTCCCTGACCCGCAGCGCGCCCGTCCCGAGTGATGCCCAGGGGCGGAGCGGGGCCCGTTTCCACACCACCTACAACAAGCGCTACGTCATCAAGATCATCACCAGCGAGGACGTGGCCGAGATGCACAACATCTTGAAGAAGTACCACCAG TATATAGTGGAGTGCCATGGCAACACCCTGCTCCCCCAGTTCCTGGGCATGTACCGCCTCACGGTGGACGGAGATGAGACCTACATGATCGTTACACGCAGTGTCTTCAGTCACCGTCTGCCCGTGCACAAGAAGTATGACCTGAAG GGCTCCACTGTGGCCAGAGAGGCTAGTGACAAAGAAAAG CCACGCCCACCCGAAGACGGCGCCCCGCCCAAGTCTCGCATGAGCCACAAGTTACAAACCATCCGGATCGCCACGCGCTTTTACTGCGCCATCAGACAC ACTAAGGAGCTCCCAACTTACAAAGACAATGACTTCATCAACGAGGGCCAGAAGATCCACATGGACGAAGAGAACAAGAAGATGTTTCTGGAGAAGCTGAAGAATGACGTGGAG TTCCTGGCCCAGCTGAAGCTGATGGACTACAGCCTCCTGGTGGGCCTCCACGACGTGGAGCGTGGCGAGCAGGAGCCGCCCGAGGAGGAGAGCGAGGAGAACGAGGGTGCGGAGGAGGAAGGCGGCGAGAGCGACGGCGCCGTGACGGCCAGCCCGCCCGACAGCCCCAGCAACACCCTCAACAGCAGCAGGCCGCTGGGCCCCGGCGACTTCGACCCCAGCGTCGACGTCTACGCCATCCGGAGCCACGAGA ATGCCCCCAAGAAGGAGGTGTACTTCATGGCCGTCATCGACATCCTCACACCTTATGATGCTAAGAAGAAGGCGGCGCATGCAGCTAAGACAGTAAAGCACGGG GCCGGAGCAGAGATCTCAACAGTGAACCCGGAGCAATATTCCAAGAGATTTTACGACTTCATCACCACGATCCTGTCCTAA
- the nebl gene encoding nebulette: protein MNPHCARCGKIVYATEKVTCLDKSWHKGCFHCEVCRMTLNMNNYKGYEKRPYCNSHYPKQTFTSVADTPENLRLRQQSELQSQVKYRKDFEESKGRSLRFAADTAELQRLKKAQDQISDAKYHKDFEMSGLHGVSPGVRGAYLVRAQATPNHQATANHQSMGSCRIHQEAHQYIMEMDRRPGVIVAPVLPGAYYPSGGSRAHSYIHQTHMRSLRSMQLQTHPATLSVYRALYDYTAQDCDEVSFRDGDVIHHVQPIDDGWMYGTVQRTGRSGMLPANYVEGIR from the exons ATGAACCCTCACTGCGCTCGCTGTGGGAAAATAGTCTACGCAACAGAGAAAGTCACCTGCCTGGATAAG TCCTGGCATAAAGGCTGTTTCCATTGCGAGGTGTGCAGAATGACTCTCAACATGAACAACTACAAGGGATACGAGAAGAGACCCTACTGCAACTC GCACTACCCTAAACAGACGTTTACGAGCGTGGCTGACACCCCCGAGAACCTGCGTCTGAGGCAGCAAAGCGAACTGCAGAGTCAG GTAAAGTACAGGAAGGACTTTGAGGAGAGTAAAGGCCGAAGTCTGAGGTTTGCTGCAGACACCGCCGAACTGCAGAGGCTGAAGAAAGCCCAGGATCAGATTAGCGAT GCGAAGTATCATAAGGATTTTGAGATGTCAGGCTTGCATGGGGTCAGCCCAGGTGTTCGGGGGGCGTATCTGGTGCGAGCACAGGCCACGCCCAACCATCAGGCCACAGCCAACCACCAGTCCATGGGGAGCTGCAGGATCCACCAGGAGGCGCACCAGTACATCATGGAGATGGACCGGAGACCGGGCGTCATAGTGG ctcCAGTCCTTCCTGGTGCCTACTACCCCAGCGGGGGCAGCAGAGCGCACAGCTACATACACCAGACCCACATGCGCTCCCTCAGGTCCATGCAGCTGCAGACGCATCCAGCTACCCTG AGTGTGTACAGGGCCCTGTACGACTACACAGCGCAGGACTGTGATGAGGTGTCGTTTCGAGACGGCGACGTGATCCACCACGTGCAGCCCATCGACGACGGCTGGATGTACGGCACAGTCCAGCGGACCGGACGCTCGGGAATGCTCCCGGCCAATTATGTAGAGGGCATTcggtaa
- the riok1 gene encoding serine/threonine-protein kinase RIO1, translating into MSQVVPGQFDSAEESGSDTELTHSTDKCPTPEELSRVTLQPLSLECGKQDGNEEEDIDDDDDDDDEWDWDDSSRDFTKRYAAFKAGNSQQANRQNLQDPKSNKMFTPSDKALRKFEHKINLDKLNYADAVINKVTTMHKQRDSDTYRIKDKSDRATVEQVLDPRTRMILFKMLSRGVISEINGCISTGKEANVYHATTAKGESRAIKIYKTSILQFKDRDKYVSGEFRFRHGYCKGNPRKMVRTWAEKEMRNLIRLQTAGVPSPEPLMLRSHVLLMGFIGKDDMPAPLLKNAALSESKARELYLQVIHNMRQMYQTAQLVHADLSEFNMLYHNGDAYIIDVSQSVEHDHPHALEFLRKDCSNVNDFFQKHDVAVMTVRELFEFVTDPSITSDNINQYLEKAMEIASARTAEERSNQDKVDEEVFKKAYIPRTLNDVSHYERDVDTMKGEQEGSKTTQDDRILYQTVTGLKKDLSGVQTIPSLLEGCAEHSSSSSDDDDDDDDDGEESGADGTQDVGSQDQTETPDRKERKKLVKEAQREKRKTKVPKHIKKRKEKVAKMKKGK; encoded by the exons ATGTCACAAGTGGTTCCGGGGCAGTTTGACAGCGCGGAGGAGTCGGGCAG TGACACAGAGTTGACTCACTCTACGGACAAGTGTCCAACACCAGAAGAACTCAGCAGAGTGACTTTACAACCCTTGTCCCTTGAATGTGGCAAGCAAGAtgggaatgaggaagaggacattgatgatgatgatgatgatgatgatgaatggGATTGGGACGATTCGTCTAGAGACTTTACGAAGCGTTATGCAGCATTCAAGGCAGGAAACAGTCAACAG GCTAATCGACAGAATTTGCAGGATCCAAAGTCGAACAAAATGTTTACTCCTTCAGATAAGGCTCTAAGAAAGTTTGAGCACAAAATAAATTTGG ATAAGTTGAACTATGCTGACGCTGTAATCAACAAAGTCACCACAATGCACAAACAACGAGACTCAGACAC GTATCGGATTAAGGATAAATCGGACCGGGCCACAGTGGAACAG GTTTTGGATCCTAGAACACGCATGATTCTCTTCAAAATGCTGAGCAGAGGAGTCATTTCAGAGATCAATGGTTGCATCAGCACAGGCAAAGAG GCCAACGTCTATCACGCCACCACGGCCAAAGGAGAAAGTCGCGCCATCAAAATATACAAGACCTCCATTCTGCAGTTCAAGGACAGGGATAAGTATGTCAGCGGAGAGTTCAG GTTCAGACACGGCTACTGCAAAGGCAACCCGCGGAAGATGGTTCGGACCTGGGCGGAGAAGGAGATGAGAAACTTGATCAG GCTGCAGACGGCGGGGGTTCCCAGTCCAGAACCGCTCATGCTTCGCAGTCATGTCCTGCTCATGGGCTTCATAGGAAAAGACGACAT gcCTGCTCCCTTACTGAAGAACGCCGCCCTGTCCGAGTCCAAAGCCCGTGAGCTCTACCTGCAGGTCATTCACAACATGAGGCAGATGTACCAGACGGCACAGCTTGTCCACGCCGACCTCAGCGAGTTTAACATGTT GTATCACAATGGAGACGCGTACATCATCGACGTTTCCCAGTCCGTGGAGCACGACCATCCTCACGCCTTGGAATTTCTCCGCAAAGACTGCAGCAACGTTAACG ACTTCTTCCAAAAACATGACGTTGCTGTGATGACCGTTCGGGAGCTCTTTGAGTTCGTCACAGACCCTTCCATCACGTCCGACAACATCAACCAGTACCTCGAAAAG GCGATGGAAATAGCTTCGGCGAGGACCGCAGAGGAGAGGTCCAACCAAGACAAAGTGGACGAGGAG GTGTTTAAAAAGGCCTACATCCCTCGCACGCTCAACGACGTGAGTCACTACGAGAGAGACGTGGACACGATGAAGGGGGAGCAGGAGGGGTCGAAGACCACGCAGGACGACCGC ATTCTGTACCAGACGGTGACGGGCCTGAAAAAAGACCTTTCAGGAGTGCAGACG attCCCTCTTTACTGGAGGGCTGTGCTGAGCATAGCAGCTCCagcagtgatgatgatgatgatgatgatgatgatggggaGGAGTCTGGGGCTGACGGCACGCAAGACGTGGGCAGCCAGGACCAGACGGAGACGCCGGACAGAAAG gaaagaaagaaactggTCAAGGAAGCTCAGAGGGAGAAACGCAAGACCAAAGTCCCCAAGCACATTAAGAAACGGAAGGAGAAAGTGGCCAAAATGAAGAAGGGAAAATGA